One Brassica napus cultivar Da-Ae chromosome C4, Da-Ae, whole genome shotgun sequence genomic region harbors:
- the LOC106391558 gene encoding protein YIPF1 homolog isoform X2 yields the protein MDESFANLETSHLIGSVPAVISDDNKSTNVHTASVNEGPSANIQIFPPHQGNNNAKGYQTLDTPTERPEQQPSNSWKGFFNVYSYTQYFDVDTDVVVNRLMSSLYPTSGDFFNKIDANPDIQVFIRYGLVWICTTLVFVLSSLGNCATYLVKKRTDGEAPWVFDVNYINLAASIIYGYAIIVPLAFYFSLRYMGSRADLLRFWCLWGYSLFIFIPTSLPLLIPVEFLRWVIILSAGSASSCFVALNLRSYLEGSNDLTVVVAAAVGLQMVLSIFIKRTSLLENEIHKVREEGTIQ from the exons ATGGATGAGTCGTTCGCTAATCTAGAGACTAGCCATTTGATTGGTTCAGTTCCC GCTGTGATCAGCGACGACAACAAAAGCACAAATGTACATACAGCAAGCGTAAACGAAG GCCCATCTGCGAACATTCAGATATTTCCACCGCATCAAGGAAACAACAATGCAAAAGGTTATCAAACTCTTGACACCCCAACAG AAAGACCTGAACAACAGCCATCGAACAGTTGGAAGGGGTTCTTTAACGTCTACTCGTACACCCAGTACTTCGACGTGGACACTGACGTTGTTGTGAACAGATTGATGAGCTCCTTGTATCCCACTAGTGGTGATTTTTTCAACAAGATTGATGCCAACCCTGATAT TCAAGTGTTTATTAGGTATGGACTTGTTTGGATCTGCACTACGCTTGTGTTTGTGCTTTCCTCTCTCGGAAACTGCGCCACGTACCTCGTGAAGAAACGAACCGACGGTGAAGCACCTTGGGTCTTTGATGTGAACTACATAAACTTGGCAGCATCTATAATCTACGGCTACGCAATAATCGTGCCTCTGGCGTTTTACTTCTCGCTCCGGTACATGGGGTCCAGAGCTGATCTCCTAAGATTCTGGTGCCTCTGGGGTTACTCTCTCTTCATTTTCATTCCAACCTCC CTGCCATTGCTTATTCCAGTGGAGTTTCTGAGATGGGTGATAATACTCTCAGCTGGTAGCGCATCATCGTGCTTTGTTGCTCTTAATCTACGGTCTTACCTTGAAGGGAGCAATGATCTGACGGTTGTAGTGGCTGCAGCAGTTGGTCTGCAAATGGTTCTTTCGATCTTCATCAAA AGAACGTCTTTACTAGAGAATGAAATACACAAAGTAAGAGAAGAAGGAACTATACAGTGA
- the LOC106391558 gene encoding protein YIPF1 homolog isoform X3 — protein sequence MDESFANLETSHLIGSVPAVISDDNKSTNVHTASVNEGPSANIQIFPPHQGNNNAKGYQTLDTPTERPEQQPSNSWKGFFNVYSYTQYFDVDTDVVVNRLMSSLYPTSGDFFNKIDANPDMYGLVWICTTLVFVLSSLGNCATYLVKKRTDGEAPWVFDVNYINLAASIIYGYAIIVPLAFYFSLRYMGSRADLLRFWCLWGYSLFIFIPTSLPLLIPVEFLRWVIILSAGSASSCFVALNLRSYLEGSNDLTVVVAAAVGLQMVLSIFIKRTSLLENEIHKVREEGTIQ from the exons ATGGATGAGTCGTTCGCTAATCTAGAGACTAGCCATTTGATTGGTTCAGTTCCC GCTGTGATCAGCGACGACAACAAAAGCACAAATGTACATACAGCAAGCGTAAACGAAG GCCCATCTGCGAACATTCAGATATTTCCACCGCATCAAGGAAACAACAATGCAAAAGGTTATCAAACTCTTGACACCCCAACAG AAAGACCTGAACAACAGCCATCGAACAGTTGGAAGGGGTTCTTTAACGTCTACTCGTACACCCAGTACTTCGACGTGGACACTGACGTTGTTGTGAACAGATTGATGAGCTCCTTGTATCCCACTAGTGGTGATTTTTTCAACAAGATTGATGCCAACCCTGATAT GTATGGACTTGTTTGGATCTGCACTACGCTTGTGTTTGTGCTTTCCTCTCTCGGAAACTGCGCCACGTACCTCGTGAAGAAACGAACCGACGGTGAAGCACCTTGGGTCTTTGATGTGAACTACATAAACTTGGCAGCATCTATAATCTACGGCTACGCAATAATCGTGCCTCTGGCGTTTTACTTCTCGCTCCGGTACATGGGGTCCAGAGCTGATCTCCTAAGATTCTGGTGCCTCTGGGGTTACTCTCTCTTCATTTTCATTCCAACCTCC CTGCCATTGCTTATTCCAGTGGAGTTTCTGAGATGGGTGATAATACTCTCAGCTGGTAGCGCATCATCGTGCTTTGTTGCTCTTAATCTACGGTCTTACCTTGAAGGGAGCAATGATCTGACGGTTGTAGTGGCTGCAGCAGTTGGTCTGCAAATGGTTCTTTCGATCTTCATCAAA AGAACGTCTTTACTAGAGAATGAAATACACAAAGTAAGAGAAGAAGGAACTATACAGTGA
- the LOC106391558 gene encoding protein YIPF1 homolog isoform X1 gives MDESFANLETSHLIGSVPAVISDDNKSTNVHTASVNEGPSANIQIFPPHQGNNNAKGYQTLDTPTERPEQQPSNSWKGFFNVYSYTQYFDVDTDVVVNRLMSSLYPTSGDFFNKIDANPDMLYISQVFIRYGLVWICTTLVFVLSSLGNCATYLVKKRTDGEAPWVFDVNYINLAASIIYGYAIIVPLAFYFSLRYMGSRADLLRFWCLWGYSLFIFIPTSLPLLIPVEFLRWVIILSAGSASSCFVALNLRSYLEGSNDLTVVVAAAVGLQMVLSIFIKRTSLLENEIHKVREEGTIQ, from the exons ATGGATGAGTCGTTCGCTAATCTAGAGACTAGCCATTTGATTGGTTCAGTTCCC GCTGTGATCAGCGACGACAACAAAAGCACAAATGTACATACAGCAAGCGTAAACGAAG GCCCATCTGCGAACATTCAGATATTTCCACCGCATCAAGGAAACAACAATGCAAAAGGTTATCAAACTCTTGACACCCCAACAG AAAGACCTGAACAACAGCCATCGAACAGTTGGAAGGGGTTCTTTAACGTCTACTCGTACACCCAGTACTTCGACGTGGACACTGACGTTGTTGTGAACAGATTGATGAGCTCCTTGTATCCCACTAGTGGTGATTTTTTCAACAAGATTGATGCCAACCCTGATAT GCTGTATATTAGTCAAGTGTTTATTAGGTATGGACTTGTTTGGATCTGCACTACGCTTGTGTTTGTGCTTTCCTCTCTCGGAAACTGCGCCACGTACCTCGTGAAGAAACGAACCGACGGTGAAGCACCTTGGGTCTTTGATGTGAACTACATAAACTTGGCAGCATCTATAATCTACGGCTACGCAATAATCGTGCCTCTGGCGTTTTACTTCTCGCTCCGGTACATGGGGTCCAGAGCTGATCTCCTAAGATTCTGGTGCCTCTGGGGTTACTCTCTCTTCATTTTCATTCCAACCTCC CTGCCATTGCTTATTCCAGTGGAGTTTCTGAGATGGGTGATAATACTCTCAGCTGGTAGCGCATCATCGTGCTTTGTTGCTCTTAATCTACGGTCTTACCTTGAAGGGAGCAATGATCTGACGGTTGTAGTGGCTGCAGCAGTTGGTCTGCAAATGGTTCTTTCGATCTTCATCAAA AGAACGTCTTTACTAGAGAATGAAATACACAAAGTAAGAGAAGAAGGAACTATACAGTGA
- the LOC106391558 gene encoding protein YIPF1 homolog isoform X5 produces the protein MDESFANLETSHLIGSVPAVISDDNKSTNVHTASVNEGPSANIQIFPPHQGNNNAKGYQTLDTPTERPEQQPSNSWKGFFNVYSYTQYFDVDTDVVVNRLMSSLYPTSGDFFNKIDANPDMLYISQVFIRYGLVWICTTLVFVLSSLGNCATYLVKKRTDGEAPWVFDVNYINLAASIIYGYAIIVPLAFYFSLRYMGSRADLLRFWCLWGYSLFIFIPTSLPLLIPVEFLRWVIILSAGSASSCFVALNLRSYLEGSNDLTVVVAAAVGLQMVLSIFIKI, from the exons ATGGATGAGTCGTTCGCTAATCTAGAGACTAGCCATTTGATTGGTTCAGTTCCC GCTGTGATCAGCGACGACAACAAAAGCACAAATGTACATACAGCAAGCGTAAACGAAG GCCCATCTGCGAACATTCAGATATTTCCACCGCATCAAGGAAACAACAATGCAAAAGGTTATCAAACTCTTGACACCCCAACAG AAAGACCTGAACAACAGCCATCGAACAGTTGGAAGGGGTTCTTTAACGTCTACTCGTACACCCAGTACTTCGACGTGGACACTGACGTTGTTGTGAACAGATTGATGAGCTCCTTGTATCCCACTAGTGGTGATTTTTTCAACAAGATTGATGCCAACCCTGATAT GCTGTATATTAGTCAAGTGTTTATTAGGTATGGACTTGTTTGGATCTGCACTACGCTTGTGTTTGTGCTTTCCTCTCTCGGAAACTGCGCCACGTACCTCGTGAAGAAACGAACCGACGGTGAAGCACCTTGGGTCTTTGATGTGAACTACATAAACTTGGCAGCATCTATAATCTACGGCTACGCAATAATCGTGCCTCTGGCGTTTTACTTCTCGCTCCGGTACATGGGGTCCAGAGCTGATCTCCTAAGATTCTGGTGCCTCTGGGGTTACTCTCTCTTCATTTTCATTCCAACCTCC CTGCCATTGCTTATTCCAGTGGAGTTTCTGAGATGGGTGATAATACTCTCAGCTGGTAGCGCATCATCGTGCTTTGTTGCTCTTAATCTACGGTCTTACCTTGAAGGGAGCAATGATCTGACGGTTGTAGTGGCTGCAGCAGTTGGTCTGCAAATGGTTCTTTCGATCTTCATCAAA ATTTGA
- the LOC106391558 gene encoding protein YIPF1 homolog isoform X6 has protein sequence MDESFANLETSHLIGSVPAVISDDNKSTNVHTASVNEGPSANIQIFPPHQGNNNAKGYQTLDTPTERPEQQPSNSWKGFFNVYSYTQYFDVDTDVVVNRLMSSLYPTSGDFFNKIDANPDMYGLVWICTTLVFVLSSLGNCATYLVKKRTDGEAPWVFDVNYINLAASIIYGYAIIVPLAFYFSLRYMGSRADLLRFWCLWGYSLFIFIPTSLPLLIPVEFLRWVIILSAGSASSCFVALNLRSYLEGSNDLTVVVAAAVGLQMVLSIFIKVWFFP, from the exons ATGGATGAGTCGTTCGCTAATCTAGAGACTAGCCATTTGATTGGTTCAGTTCCC GCTGTGATCAGCGACGACAACAAAAGCACAAATGTACATACAGCAAGCGTAAACGAAG GCCCATCTGCGAACATTCAGATATTTCCACCGCATCAAGGAAACAACAATGCAAAAGGTTATCAAACTCTTGACACCCCAACAG AAAGACCTGAACAACAGCCATCGAACAGTTGGAAGGGGTTCTTTAACGTCTACTCGTACACCCAGTACTTCGACGTGGACACTGACGTTGTTGTGAACAGATTGATGAGCTCCTTGTATCCCACTAGTGGTGATTTTTTCAACAAGATTGATGCCAACCCTGATAT GTATGGACTTGTTTGGATCTGCACTACGCTTGTGTTTGTGCTTTCCTCTCTCGGAAACTGCGCCACGTACCTCGTGAAGAAACGAACCGACGGTGAAGCACCTTGGGTCTTTGATGTGAACTACATAAACTTGGCAGCATCTATAATCTACGGCTACGCAATAATCGTGCCTCTGGCGTTTTACTTCTCGCTCCGGTACATGGGGTCCAGAGCTGATCTCCTAAGATTCTGGTGCCTCTGGGGTTACTCTCTCTTCATTTTCATTCCAACCTCC CTGCCATTGCTTATTCCAGTGGAGTTTCTGAGATGGGTGATAATACTCTCAGCTGGTAGCGCATCATCGTGCTTTGTTGCTCTTAATCTACGGTCTTACCTTGAAGGGAGCAATGATCTGACGGTTGTAGTGGCTGCAGCAGTTGGTCTGCAAATGGTTCTTTCGATCTTCATCAAAGTCTGGTTCTTTCCTTAA
- the LOC106391558 gene encoding protein YIPF1 homolog isoform X4: MDESFANLETSHLIGSVPAVISDDNKSTNVHTASVNEGPSANIQIFPPHQGNNNAKGYQTLDTPTERPEQQPSNSWKGFFNVYSYTQYFDVDTDVVVNRLMSSLYPTSGDFFNKIDANPDIQVFIRYGLVWICTTLVFVLSSLGNCATYLVKKRTDGEAPWVFDVNYINLAASIIYGYAIIVPLAFYFSLRYMGSRADLLRFWCLWGYSLFIFIPTSLPLLIPVEFLRWVIILSAGSASSCFVALNLRSYLEGSNDLTVVVAAAVGLQMVLSIFIKVWFFP, from the exons ATGGATGAGTCGTTCGCTAATCTAGAGACTAGCCATTTGATTGGTTCAGTTCCC GCTGTGATCAGCGACGACAACAAAAGCACAAATGTACATACAGCAAGCGTAAACGAAG GCCCATCTGCGAACATTCAGATATTTCCACCGCATCAAGGAAACAACAATGCAAAAGGTTATCAAACTCTTGACACCCCAACAG AAAGACCTGAACAACAGCCATCGAACAGTTGGAAGGGGTTCTTTAACGTCTACTCGTACACCCAGTACTTCGACGTGGACACTGACGTTGTTGTGAACAGATTGATGAGCTCCTTGTATCCCACTAGTGGTGATTTTTTCAACAAGATTGATGCCAACCCTGATAT TCAAGTGTTTATTAGGTATGGACTTGTTTGGATCTGCACTACGCTTGTGTTTGTGCTTTCCTCTCTCGGAAACTGCGCCACGTACCTCGTGAAGAAACGAACCGACGGTGAAGCACCTTGGGTCTTTGATGTGAACTACATAAACTTGGCAGCATCTATAATCTACGGCTACGCAATAATCGTGCCTCTGGCGTTTTACTTCTCGCTCCGGTACATGGGGTCCAGAGCTGATCTCCTAAGATTCTGGTGCCTCTGGGGTTACTCTCTCTTCATTTTCATTCCAACCTCC CTGCCATTGCTTATTCCAGTGGAGTTTCTGAGATGGGTGATAATACTCTCAGCTGGTAGCGCATCATCGTGCTTTGTTGCTCTTAATCTACGGTCTTACCTTGAAGGGAGCAATGATCTGACGGTTGTAGTGGCTGCAGCAGTTGGTCTGCAAATGGTTCTTTCGATCTTCATCAAAGTCTGGTTCTTTCCTTAA
- the LOC106391559 gene encoding E3 ubiquitin-protein ligase HOS1-like gives MDTNGSASASASASASAERSMNLPPQHPDYASKPVQEALMHLASTNLRDLCNEAKAERCRATRDLTSCGRSVRYALNPCGHASLCRECCERFDLCPICRSTLPRSGDKLRLRLYYECVEAGLISGTPEDASQDEDEDGVHRLYSLFDVALNNNLISVVCYYITNVCMDEAAVSSDPVIAFLLDEVVVKDWVKRTFRSILAGLQEIYSLETKEMQGWLDKLLKYSKQVAGICSVLEVMESAFKGSVSPQLQDVEKLKDNIGKTKQHLDIMIWCIRHGFLHDVKSRYSNFTSWKALVLERKSNAIKRAWPDAVDQSSDCCVQGASLFIEDALENLEREPEYSQDIGADLGVGCLQNDERSFLRSKIEGTSGSYPFENLRTAADKLFLHGSSDLVVAKQAIFLYYLFDRHWTTPEEHWKHIVDDFAATFGITRHSLLESFVFYLLDDPSEEALQEACRTLPEICGPETYPKVAQVLLERENPEAALLVLRWSGRDGASELVSIGEAVTAVRVRVECGLLSEAFTYQRTLCLKVKENELKNGAVKHVSDDGGDSLSWTEWMEILVNEFCCLSIRRNVVDRIIELPWNPDEEKYLHRCLLDSATDDPSSAVGSLLVVFYLQRYRYIHAYQVDLRLQKIEEAFLSENRIGEEVMSRMQSQSHWRKELIDKAIDILPAIQQQQVRSGQFSEMEDTSESAYEAATNTDLPEAKQSSVPVSTNSVFLQRAKDGGARVPVANNASSPFQPSRLIGSASIDISHGKLFTSANRGQKSEVRSITKTLKFGEASTPFKDLNRARGNSKHKGRRTEDTSPEINVDRFMDSPYLTANNPVTMEPRSRSKHLNGSAQKPESTFFGVRMQQDREHPSHLDDPMDMSSSLKNNNNVLATESRNKSGGLRWRSDEGSDEKSEPMWGMEPTSSGSMPVKGRRTRRFTAR, from the exons ATGGACACGAACGGCTCCGCCTCCGCCTCCGCCTCCGCCTCCGCCTCCGCCGAGAGATCGATGAATCTCCCTCCGCAACATCCTGATTACGCTAGCAAACCTGTTCAG GAGGCGTTGATGCATTTGGCATCCACCAACCTCAGAGATCTGTGTAACGAGGCGAAAGCTGAGCGTTGCCGTGCCACCAGAGACTTGACGAGCTGTGGGAGATCTGTGCGCTATGCGTTGAATCCGTGTGGGCATGCTTCATTGTGCAGAGAGTGTTGTGAGAGGTTTGATCTTTGTCCAATCTGTAGAAGTACACTACCAAGATCTGGAGATAAGCTTCGGCTTCGTCTCTACTATGAGTGTGTTGAAGCTGGTTTAATCTCCGGAACACCTGAAGATGCATCACaggatgaagatgaggatggtGTTCATCGCCTTTATTCTCTGTTCGATGTTGCCTTGAACAATAATTTGATATCTGTGGTTTGCTATT ATATCACCAATGTTTGTATGGATGAGGCAGCTGTATCTAGTGACCCGGTCATTGCTTTCTTGCTGGATGAAGTTGTTGTCAAAGACTGGGTCAAGCGTACATTCAGGAGCATCTTAGCTGGGCTTCAAGAAATCT ATAGTCTTGAAACGAAGGAGATGCAAGGGTGGTTAGATAAACTCCTGAAGTATTCGAAACAAGTGGCTGGCATATGTAGTGTGCTTGAAGTTATGGAGTCAGCTTTTAAGGGTTCTGTTTCACCTCAGCTTCAAGACGTGGAGAAGCTTAAGGATAACATTGGAAAAACAAAGCAG CATCTGGACATTATGATCTGGTGCATAAGACACGGATTTCTGCATGATGTGAAGTCTCGGTATTCTAATTTCACATCGTGGAAGGCTCTGGTGCTCGAAAGGAAATCAAATGCAATTAAGCGTGCATGGCCTGATGCCGTAGATCAGTCTTCAGATTGCTGTGTACAGGGTGCTTCCCTTTTTATCGAGGATGCTTTGGAAAATCTTGAGAGAGAGCCAGAGTACAGTCAAGACATAGGGGCAGACCTAGGAGTTGGATGTTTGCAGAACGATGAAAGATCATTTCTTAGGTCCAAAATAGAGGGAACTTCAGGATCTTACCCATTTGAGAATCTTAGAACAGCTGCTGATAAACTCTTTTTACATGGCAGCTCAGATTTGGTTGTTGCAAAGCAAGCCATT TTTctttattacttgtttgatcGGCACTGGACTACccctgaagaacattggaaGCACATTGTAGATGATTTTGCTGCTACCTTCGGCATAACCAGGCATTCATTGTTGGAGTCTTTTGTATTTTATCTTCTTGATGATCCCTCAGAAGAGGCACTCCAG GAAGCTTGTAGAACTCTTCCTGAAATATGTGGTCCAGAAACATATCCCAAGGTTGCACAAGTCTTGTTAGAAAGGGAAAATCCTGAAGCAGCTCTTTTGGTCTTGCGTTGGTCTGGTCGTGATGGCGCATCAGAACTGGTTTCAATTGGTGAAGCTGTCACAGCTGTTCGTGTGAGAGTGGAATGTGGTCTTTTGAGTGAGGCATTCACATACCAAAGGACTCTCTGCCTGAAAGTGAAGGAAAATGAATTGAAAAATGGAGCTGTAAAACATGTGTCTGATGATGGAGGAGACAGCTTGAGTTGGACGGAATGGATGGAGATACTTGTCAACGAATTTTGCTGTCTGTCTATTAGGAGAAACGTGGTTGATCGAATCATTGAGTTGCCGTGGAACCCAGATGAAGAGAAATATCTGCACAGATGCTTATTAGATTCTGCAACTGATGACCCCTCATCAGCTGTGGGTAGTCTTTTGGTTGTCTTCTATCTTCAG CGCTACCGTTACATCCATGCGTACCAAGTCGATCTTAGGCTCCAGAAAATTGAAGAGGCTTTCTTATCCGAAAATCGAATTGGGGAAGAAGTAATGTCCAGAATGCAATCACAGAGTCATTGGAGGAAAGAGTTAATT GATAAAGCCATAGATATACTACCAGCAATACAGCAGCAGCAAGTCAGATCTGGTCAGTTTTCTGAGATGGAAGATACCTCCGAAAGTGCTTATGAAGCAGCGACAAACACTGATCTTCCAGAAGCAAAACAATCAAGTGTTCCCGTTTCCACTAATTCTGTATTTCTCCAACGGGCTAAGGACGGTGGCGCTAGAGTGCCAGTGGCTAATAACGCCAGCAGTCCTTTTCAACCCAGTCGTTTGATAGGTTCCGCTTCCATTGATATCTCCCATGGAAAGCTATTTACAAGCGCAAATAGAGGACAGAAGAGTGAAGTCAGAAGCATAACCAAGACTCTGAAATTCGGTGAAGCGTCCACACCGTTCAAAGATCTTAACAGAGCTCGTGGGAACAGCAAGCACAAGGGAAGAAGGACTGAAGACACATCTCCAGAAATAAACGTTGATAGATTCATGGACTCTCCTTATCTCACAGCTAATAATCCCGTAACAATGGAACCTCGCAGTCGCAGCAAGCATCTCAATGGATCTGCACAGAAACCGGAATCCACTTTCTTTGGCGTAAGAATGCAACAAGATAGAGAACACCCGAGCCATTTGGATGATCCAATGGACATGTCTTCAAG CTTGAAGAACAACAACAATGTATTGGCCACGGAGAGCAGAAATAAAAGTGGAGGATTAAGGTGGCGATCAGATGAAGGAAGCGATGAGAAAAGTGAACCGATGTGGGGCATGGAGCCGACTAGTTCCGGTTCCATGCCGGTTAAGGGAAGGAGGACACGTAGATTCACTGCAAGatga
- the LOC106395106 gene encoding uncharacterized protein LOC106395106 isoform X1 — translation MDKKKSVSGSSSSSSFDHLFGPRVSSSSSSSTTGLFQSIFPPPSMGTQADLANPNGAAIYQPPGLGIPNERGERRKNKERKRYQNEETQPPCNLSSSIYYGGQDNYSSSTPPQSTTNPDVYKKDGDEGDSESASRGNWWEGSLYY, via the exons ATGGACAAGAAAAAGTCAGTATCAGGTtcctcctcatcctcatctttcgATCATCTTTTTGGTCCAAGAGTCTCTTCCTCGTCTTCTTCATCAACAACAGGGTTGTTCCAATCCATTTTCCCACCACCCTCAATG GGGACGCAAGCGGACTTGGCAAATCCAAATGGAGCGGCTATATATCAACCTCCAGGTTTGGGGATTCCAA ATGAAAGAGGAGAAAGGAGAAAAAACAAGGAGAGAAAGCGTTACCAAAATGAAGAAACACAACCACCATGCAACTTGAGCTCATCCATATATTATGGAGGCCAAGATAACTATTCCTCctcaacaccaccacaatcaaCAACCAATCCAGATGTT TATAAGAAAGATGGAGACGAAGGCGATTCTGAAAGTGCTTCAAGAGGAAATTGGTGGGAGG GATCGCTTTATTACTAG
- the LOC106395106 gene encoding uncharacterized protein LOC106395106 isoform X2 translates to MDKKKSVSGSSSSSSFDHLFGPRVSSSSSSSTTGLFQSIFPPPSMGTQADLANPNGAAIYQPPDERGERRKNKERKRYQNEETQPPCNLSSSIYYGGQDNYSSSTPPQSTTNPDVYKKDGDEGDSESASRGNWWEGSLYY, encoded by the exons ATGGACAAGAAAAAGTCAGTATCAGGTtcctcctcatcctcatctttcgATCATCTTTTTGGTCCAAGAGTCTCTTCCTCGTCTTCTTCATCAACAACAGGGTTGTTCCAATCCATTTTCCCACCACCCTCAATG GGGACGCAAGCGGACTTGGCAAATCCAAATGGAGCGGCTATATATCAACCTCCAG ATGAAAGAGGAGAAAGGAGAAAAAACAAGGAGAGAAAGCGTTACCAAAATGAAGAAACACAACCACCATGCAACTTGAGCTCATCCATATATTATGGAGGCCAAGATAACTATTCCTCctcaacaccaccacaatcaaCAACCAATCCAGATGTT TATAAGAAAGATGGAGACGAAGGCGATTCTGAAAGTGCTTCAAGAGGAAATTGGTGGGAGG GATCGCTTTATTACTAG
- the LOC106391561 gene encoding uncharacterized protein LOC106391561: MSRLPPLSLPVMENTPASELTPTRLGFPTEFPYEFDSPAFTSPGDSTDESSDDEEDFLAGLSRRLAPSTQRLPPPSYEVKRKVAATSPQSTLSGLGSYSTSGSRSPVLPPPSQTTSFPRDDVLDVISAAAGEVARLKLGSHEPHHLPRQNAAFQTDRCIQQQRLLLHQMWLSSQSRIKNSENLRHMKHNALVANAALMRQHAGTPLKRPSTGTGVFLPRRYPATTPSEPIKKPAPVVNTAAMLQSKVNFDEFINVKSRQSQFDYECMLARSRLLARQGNYRAAGCLNQERRLPQDWMY; the protein is encoded by the exons ATGTCTCGCCTCCCTCCACTTTCCCTCCCTGTCATGGAGAATACCCCTGCTTCCGAGCTAACCCCGACTCGACTCGGTTTCCCCACCGAGTTCCCTTACGAGTTCGACTCCCCTGCTTTCACCTCTCCCGGCGACTCCACCGACGAGAGCAGCGACGACGAGGAAGACTTCCTCGCTGGCCTCTCTCGCCGACTCGCTCCCTCGACTCAGCGCCTCCCTCCTCCCTCCTACGAGGTGAAACGTAAGGTCGCAGCTACTTCGCCGCAGTCAACGCTGAGCGGACTCGGAAGCTACTCAACCTCGGGAAGTAGAAGCCCTGTTCTTCCTCCACCTTctcaaacgacgtcgtttcctAGAGACGACGTCTTGGATGTGATCTCTGCCGCAGCTGGAGAAGTAGCGAGACTCAAACTCGGAAGCCACGAGCCTCACCACCTTCCCCGCCAAAACGCTGCGTTTCAGACCGACCGCTGTATCCAGCAGCAGCGTCTGCTTCTTCACCAGATGTGGCTATCTTCTCAGTCAAGAATCAAGAACTCGGAAAACCTTAGACACATGAAGCATAATGCTCTAGTAGCCAACGCCGCTTTGATGCGTCAGCACGCCGGAACTCCCCTGAAACGTCCGTCTACCGGCACCGGAGTTTTCCTTCCCCGGCGATACCCAGCAACAACCCCTTCCGAGCCCATCAAGAAGCCAGCACCAGTAGTCAACACAGCGGCTATGTTGCAGTCAAAAGTCAACTTTGATGAGTTTATCAATGTTAAGTCAAGACAGAGTCAGTTCGATTACG AGTGCATGTTAGCAAGAAGTAGACTACTTGCTCGTCAGGGAAACTACAGAGCGGCTGGTTGTCTGAATCAAGAGAGACGTCTTCCTCAGGACTGGATGTACTGA